GCCTTAACAGGAGGAACCTGAATCCGAGGAATGAGAGCTCGAATATCTCCTCCACAAACTTGAAAGTGGACCAGGCACCGATGAACAATGCGACATTCAGGAGCCTGGCACCTTTCTTCCTCATGGCAGCTGCCAAGGGAAAAGCCAGGTAAAGAGGTCCGAGCATGACAGTGCCAAGCATGAAGCTCAGGACAGCCCCTTTCACTCCAGAAGCCTTCCCCAGGCGCTTGACAACAGCTTCCTTAGGGACCCATACCTCAAAAAGGCCCATCAGGATGAAAAATCCTGGGAGAAAATACAATATCATTAGAAGATGGCTGAAATCCGCCTCCAGAATCATGCTCCTGTAAAAATCAGGCCACTTCAGCATTGTCACAAGCATGACTGCAATTATCATGGTCAGAATTGCCTTGTGATGGTGGTTCTTCATCCTATGGATCAATATACCACCCCGATAATCGCACCTACTAATATAGCAGCCACGAGGCCAAGGCTGTTCCTCACAAGAGCGAAACGCCAGCCCATCTCCTTGATCTCTATAGGGAGACTGAAAGAGTGCACCATTATCAGGCTTGTTATCAGAACACCGATAAAACCAGGGTTGACACCGCTTGAAAGGAGCTGGCCTGCAATCGGGAATGTGATGAATTCTGGGATATGCACAATGGCACCCAGCAAAGCAGCGAGGACATAGCCCTTCAGGCCGGGATTGGCAGAAATTTCAGTAATAATGCCTTCATAAGAAAACAGCTTCTGGATGAACAATAGGACAAGTATCACTATTATCAGCAGAGGGAATATCTTCTGGAAAGATCTCCAGGCCAGGCGCAGTGACTCATTTGTCTTATTATTATCACGCCTGAAGAAGCAAACAAGCACTGTAAAGACAACAATATTAAAAATTATCGGCACAATCATCGTCAACTAAAACAAATATGTGTTTAAAAAGTTTATCTAATGCTCTGAGGAAGAGAAAGAGAGAAAAATAAAGCGAAAGAGAGAAAGAAATGAAGAGAAAGAGATAGAGAGAATAATCCACATCTCCAAAACCAGATAAGCCAAAAACCGGATCAGGACTTAAGCAGATAAGAAATGGTGTATCTCCTGTCAATGCTCAATACATCCTGCGGAACCCTGAATGAGGCCTTCATCTTATCCAAGACCACATTGAACACAACATAAGAACCTGTGATGCCCAAAGTGAATGCGAGGCGCTCAATGACAACAACAGGGATAAGCATCAGCCACTGCTCAGGTGCCATAGGCACAGCATACATCCAGGCAGCGCTCCCGACTGCGTGGGCAGTGAAAGTCGATCCCAGGCTCTTCAGCAGAAGGTTGTCAGAATACCTCTTTGGGAGGATCTTGACAATGACTGGGATCCACCAGAACATCGCATAAAGCCATGCAGCCCTCCCTGTCGGGTTAGCGATGAACAGAGCCATGCAGACAAGAGGGACAGCAATGCCGATGTATCTTCTCTTTGAACCAAAATATATCGCTGCAAATACCATGGGGGTCAGCCTAATCATGTTTATCAGGGTGAATGCCTTGCCGAATATCAGGTAATCGGCAATCTGCGCCCCAAGAACAGATATCGCACCAAAAACAGGGCCTAGAAAAGCTCCTGCAATAGGACCGAAAAACTGGAAAAGAGTGAAGTACTGGGCTTCTGATCCTATCACGCTTGAGAAATTGAGCCTGTTCGCAACAAACACCACTGCAATGAACAGCCCGAGGAATGCAATCCTTTTGACACTGAAGATCTCCTGAATTTTCATGATACAAGTGAATCTTAAGGCATCATATAAAAAGTTTTCTGGCATTAAACAGCATGATCATGAGTAGAATTTGTATTCCTGCAGTGATGAATCTTATCAATTCACTTTGTGTGCGACTTCCTGAACTTCTTCTCTAATTCAGGAGGGAACTCATTCAGGATAAGACCGCACTCCCTGCATACCAGCTCATCATCCTTCTTGCTGTAAGCCACATCAGGGCTGCCGCAATCAGGGCATTCCTTAAGATCTGAAAGCTTCATATCAGGCCAGAAATCGGATTGTCAATATAAATATTTTGCTGTGAGAGCCCTGAACAATTAAGGATGTGCTAGAAATGTGAGAATGAGCTATTCCAGACAGGAAGTTATTTTGCTGTTTTTCTTGCTTCGATTATCTGATCAAGGATCTTCTGCCTGCCTCTCCACTCAAGGGCCTGCTCGAGGACTTCGCTCAGTGTGTCAACAGGTATGATCGTTATTTTCTTCAGCGTCTCTGCTTCAAGCACAATATCCTTCATATTGGACCTTGGCACAATCACATTCCTGATGCCTGCCTCAGCAACTGCCTCAACCTTGGATGAGACACCCCCGACAGGAAGGACTTCCCCCCTCACAGAAAGGGAGCCTGTCATCGCAAAATTCTGCTTCACAGGGATCCCCTTAAGGGCGCTGATCACTGCTGTGGCGACAGCTATAGATGCAGAATCCCCTTCAACACCCTCATAGGTCTGGAGGAACTGGACATATATATCATACTTGCCCTTGATGTCCTCGCCGAAATACCTCTTCACGATAGCAGAGACATTCTTCACAGCCTCCTTTGCAATTGTCCCCAGCTTGCCGGTCGCAATGAACTGGTTCTCCTTGCCGCCGAAAGTCACCTGGGCCTCGATAGGGAGTATTATCCCAGACAGGGCGCTTCCGCTTCCCATGACAGCCAGTCCGTTAACCCTCCCGACTGTCCTGCCTCTTATCTTGATGACCTCATAATCCTTCTTGCGCTCTATGTACTTGTCAGCTATCTGCTGTTCGAGCGTCCTGGCAATCTTCAAAGCTTCCAGGATATGCTTCCTCTCGACAATCTGGGCATTCTTCTCAACAGCCAGGTCACCTGCAGCCCTGACCAACCCACCGAGCTCTCTCAGCCTCAATGTGAGATGCCCTTTCCTGTTAGCCATCTTCCTCGCCTCATTGAGTATCTGCGAGACAGCCTCTCTCGAGAAATGAGGTATCTTCTTGTCCTTGTCGACCTCCTGGGCAACAAAGACTGCAATCTTCCTCCTGTTCTCAGGCGTATCAGGAAGCGTCTCATTCATGTAGACCTCATAGCCATAGCCCCTTATCCTTGACCTGAGCGCAGGGTGCATATGCTTGACTGTCTCAAGATTTCCTGCTGCGACAAGGATGAACCTGCACGGCACAGGCTCTGTCCTGACCATGGCGCCTGCACTGCGCTCGCTCTGCCCGGTTATCGAATATTTCCCCTCCTGCAGGGAGGTCAGCAGCTCCTGCTGGGTATGAGGCTGGAGAGTCGCTATCTCATCTATGAAAAGGACACCCATGTGGGCCTTATGTATCATCCCGGCGACAACCCTCTCATGCGCAGGAGTCCCGAGACCGCCGCTCTGGAAAGGATCGTGGAGAACATCTCCGAGCAGGGCTCCGGCATGAGCGCCAGTGGCATCCATGAAAGGGGCCTGCTCCTTATTGAAATTATCCACAATGACTTTAGGGACAAGAGTCTTGGTGTTCATCTTCTTGCCGATGTTCATTATCATTATTATGCCGATGAGGAACATCATGGAGGCGATGAGAGAAGCGGCATAGACGACATCAGGGAGATATCCTGTACGCCATGCCCACCAGGGAAGCAGTGAGAACACAACCAAGAGAACAAAAAGGATCACGTTCTGGTTGCGCATGAGCCCCATCGATGAATACCTTGCCTGATTGACAATCTCCCTGCCCTGGCCAGCAGCGACAGTCCTTATCAAAGGCTGGTTCTCATCATTGGGATTCGGGAAGGAGACTATGTCCATGAGCTTCTCCTTGGGAAGCAGCTCTGCGAGGGCCAAACCAAGCATGCTCTTCCCTGTCCCAGGCTCGCCTATAAGAAGGACATGCCTCCTCTGGTTTGCGACCTTCTTTATGACCCTGACAGCCTCATCCTGGCCGATCACCTGGCCTATCATGGTCTTGGAAAGCTCAATATCCTTGGTTGTCTGGAACTCAATGCCTAGGTCAGACTCATCCACAATCTCATACACCTTGCCATCCTGCGGCAGTGCCTTGTCAGATGCAGCACCCTTGGAAACAACATTCTTGGATTTGGGATCCTTGAACTTACCACCCTTGGACTTTCCATCCTTGGGCTTACTATCCTTGGTTTTGACATTCCTGGATCCCTGCTTTGCCTTACGGACTGAAGATTTTACAGGCTTCCTTGAGACATTCTTAGAATCCTTTCCCTTGACAATTTTGCCTGCCATCACCCTGCGAACGAGAGGTGCATTTTTAAATTTTATGCAGAATAAGTCAAGAGAACAGCGAAAAAACAGAGCAAAAATGCAATATTTCCGGGTTTTCCTGAAAAACGTTTATATTGCAGGATAACCCCCATATTCCGGGATTGATATGGATGAGAAACTGCTGCTGAAAGGTGCATTGATCGGAAGCATCATAGGACTTATAGGGCTGCTTGTGACAGGAGCCACAAGCGAGAGCATAAAGGACTATGAAAACAAGGAAATGCTGGATTATGGAAGCGAAATGAGAGCAGAAGGAGTCATAGATTCAATAAGCTCAAACGGCAACATGAGCTTCATAACACTCAAAAGAGAGACTGAACTCGGGATAATACTGTTTGACAGCTATCCCCTGCCATTAGAAAAAGGGGACAGGATCGAGATAAGGGGCACATTGGATGAATACAATGGCGAAGATGAGCTGATAGCGAGCGAGATAAGGCTGATATCAAGGCAGTAACATCAGCATAATCAGGCAACAAACTATATAAATAAACATATCTCAACATGAACCATGAACCCGCAGCACAGAAAGACAGAGCATAAGTTATCAATGCCCATAATCTCTCTCTTGATATTCTTCTCACTGGCAATTCAGGCATCCGGCGGGATCTCAATACAGTATGAATGCTATGAAAACAGGTGCACAGCCAATGATTTCATAAAATGGGAAGTGAATTTCGTCAATGATGCTGAAGTCGGATTCACCATCAAGAGCATCCAGCTCGTGAACTCTAAGGATGCAGTTATTGCGCAGAAGATAGGAATAAACAGATTCCTGAATCCCGAGGAAAGCATATTATCATCATTCTCAGGCACAGTGCCTGCGCCAGACCAGGGCGACAAAGTGCTCTACAAGCCCTGCCTAGTCATAGAGATAGACGAGACAGAGAGCACCCTCTGCGCGCCAGAATACCTCAACCTCACTGTCGAGGAATTCGAAGGGGAATGCATGCTCGACACTGACTGCGAATATGGGTATGAATGCGTGGACAATACCTGCCAGGCAAGCGGGTGCGGATACTGCCAGTATTATCTCAATGGAAAATGCTTCGAATATGACTGCTGCAAGGATTCAGAATGCCTTTATGATGAGGTATGCGATGAGCACAGATGCCAGAAGCTGTCCTGCGGCACACTGGAACACCCGGAAGACCACGGATGCGTATCAGGATGCAGGACTGATGAATACCTGTCAAACGGCGAGTGCGTCAGGCTCGAATGCAGCTATGACGAGAGGGCAGAGAACCATTTCTGCATGCCCCTGAACTGCGGCGATGATGAGTATGCGAGCAACCATGAGTGCATCAAGCTGCAATGCGCGCCGGATGAGTATGCATCAGGGCACAGATGCATCAAGCTGCAATGCGCAGACGATGAGCTTGCGACAGAAGGAGGATGCGTCAAGCTCCAATGCGATGATGACGAGTATGTGTTCAATCACGAGTGCAAGAAGCTCATATGCGCATATGATGAATTCATATCAAACCACAAATGCGTGAAGCTGAACTGCGCAGAGGATGAGAAAGCAGAGCATCACACATGCGTCAAGCTCAACTGCGGAGCCCTCCAGAAAACAGTGAACCACCAGTGCACAGGCGGCGGCCTGCTGGTCTTTGTGCTGCTCGGCCTGTTCATAGGGGCTGTCCTGATAATATTCGTGGCATTCCTTCTCTCAAACATGAGCAGGGTCTGATCCCTAAGTCCTTACGACCGCACTGCTGCCGGAAAGCCTGTCTGCGAAACCTGCCCCTGCATAATACCCCCTTCTTGAATATACATCGAACAATGTGTCGAATAAGGTGCGCCTGGTCTCAAACCTCCTGAACTCGACAGTCAGGTTCAGCTCTGCCCCCAAATAATCCGCCACATCCTCCTTATAGCCGAGCTGGTCGACAAGGCCAAGCTCAAGAGCCTGCTTGCCGATATAGAATTTTGCTGATGAAATCTCACTGATCTGATCATCGCTCAGCTGCCTCTTCTCTGCGACATCATCAAGGAACATAGCATGTATCATGTCAATCGCATCCTGGAGATAAAACCTCTCATTGTCCCCAAGCTTCCTGAAAGGCACTCCAGCATCCTTATATTCACCAGAGACAAGCCTCTCATAGCTCACATTATATCTCTCCATGAGCCCGGAGAACTCGAGATATGAAGAGATGACACCCACACTCCCTGTTATTGACATAGGGGAACAGATTATATGGTCAGCTGCAGAGGCGATCCAGTAAGCGCCTGAGGTCCCAGACTCCCTGATCCATGCCACAGTAGGCTTCCCTACAGACTCCACTGCCCTGACGATTTCTTCAGAGGCGACAGCGCCTCCTCCAGGAGAATTAATCTCAAACACAATTGCCTTGATCGTGTCATCCTCATCCGCGTCTTCGATATGCCTGATGACATCATCAGACAGGACAGTGCTCTCGTCAAGGAAACCCCCGTCGCTGGTCGCGATGACCCCCTTTATCGGGATGAGCGCGACATTACCCTCACGATCCGGCACAGAGAACATCTGGATGCAGCTTGACAGCATGAAACTGAATGCTGAAAGCAGTATGATGACCAACAAAACAGTGCCCCACTTCCGGGAATTAGCCCCGGACCTGACATCCTTCACAGCAGGCGCAGGCCTGTATTCCTCGGGTATATCCTTATAAGGATCCTCTACAGATTTGACCTCTTGATTAGCGTCAGACTTTACCTGTGACTTAACAACAGATCCAACCTCAGACTTATCTGCAGGCTTTAGTTTCCGGACATTCTGTTTCTTCATAATTTCTCACCTGATTTCAGATCATATCTGCATTTATAACAGAAAGAATCCCTCGGCCCGAGCACAGCGCCGCATTTCGGGCAGTGCCTCTGATGACGATAGAGATCATTCTTCCTCTTATGATTAATCAATATGAAAGGGGATATGACGACAACCAATACAATTAGGGCCAAAAAGGCAATCCTGAAATAATCTGTCCTGCATGACCCGTCTTCAGCCTTCTGGAAAAAATGGCACAGCACATCTACACATTCATGGTCCTTTATGACCTGTCTCTTTCCGCAGTACAGTTTTATGCACCTGTGGTCCACGGCCTTCTCATCGTCAGCGCAGTTGAGCTTTATGCAGAAGAAACCTGACTTATATTCATCAGGGGTGCATTCCATATCGACACAATGATGGTCCATTATGACCTCATTATCTCTGCAGACAAGGGGGGTGCAGGTGTTGTTGATGCATGTGGACGCATCATTGCACATCCCCGGGGTGCAGCACTCAAAGTCATGGCAGGAATGGTTCCTTGGAAACTGGCATTCGGAGCAGTTCAGCTTCGTGCAGCGGGTATTGATGCATACCTCATCATCCCCGCAATACAGGGTACCCGGACAATAATTGGCCGGCTTGACAGGCAGGGTGTAGTTGTCATCATAGCAGAACTCAAGATTCTTATCGATGAACTCTGACCTGTTGACCTCGTACCCGAGAGCCCACCAGTCATCATAATCGACTTTCCTGGTGAAGCAGATATTGTAAACCACCTCATTGTCTGTATTAGGTGCAGGCAGGACTGAAGTGAAGTTGAGAGTCCTTGTCTCGCTGGGCGCAATCTCGAAGATATCCTCATAATGGGCTATCGATGACCCAGAAGGTGTCTTAAGGTTTATCTTATACAGGGCCAGGACCTTCCCGCCGTGATTCTTGTAAGTGAATATCCAGGTTATCTGATGGCCCTGCCTGCAGTCATCATCTTCGCAGACATAATCCATCTGATAGTCATAAGCAGCCAGCGCAGAGACAGACATAAGCATGAACATAATAGCTGCCAAAGAAAAGAACTTAAGCCCTCTCATAATCTCCCTCCTAGCTCGACTGTCTGGGTCCTTGACATCATCTCGCAGAGTCTCGTCTTCTTCAAGATAAGATGGAGCGGGTCAAATATCCAGAGGAAAAATATCGGGAAAACCGGTATGAGGAAGATGTTCCTGATGAAAACCTGCCAGGCAGTAAGCGGGGCATTTTCCAGAGAAATGACCCTGAGCCCGAACAGCATCTGGCCGACAGTCTGACCAAGCTTAAACTGGAGGATGAATGCATAAATGAAAAAGAAAAGGAAGATGAGCATCCCTATCATCAGAAGGACAGGATCAAGGGTCATGCTCTTCACTGCAGCAAATGACCTGTCAGGAATCCTTTCTGTCAGCATTGATCTGAAGGGAGTTGTGAAGAATATGTCAACAATGAAGATATCTGCCACAAAAGCCAGCAATCTCCTGAAAATGCCAGCCGACACTGGACCGGCTGAACCAACCTCTTTTTCAACTTCCATCACCCAAAAAAAAGCTGATGTATATTTAAGTTTTATTGAAAAGAGCCTTAAACCGGCCCTAAAAGGCCTTATTTGGCAAAAATTTTTAAATAAACCGAATTTCTAGGCTATCCATGAGCCGAAAAAAGGAAGAACAGGCAAGGCAGGAACAGATTGAGTCAGAAATCAGGAGAATAAAGCTTCCGAAAAGCCCTGAGACCTTCGGCATTGTAGAGCAGAGGCTTGGAGGCAGCAGGATGAAGGTGCGCTGCCTGGATGGCAAGGACAGGGTCTGCAGGATACCAGGAAGGCTCAAGAGAAAGCTATGGGTGCGAGAAGGTGACCTCATAATAGTAGAACCCTGGGAATTCTCAGCAGATGACAAAGGGGATGTCATATTCAAGTACAGGAATACCCAGATAGATTTCCTGAAGAAGAAAGGATATCTGAACAAACTAGCAGAGTTTGAAGAGTTCTGAGATAGATAAACAGGCAATCAGTTCTGGCATGATAGAACATACAATTATCAAAAGAG
Above is a genomic segment from Candidatus Woesearchaeota archaeon containing:
- a CDS encoding permease; protein product: MIVPIIFNIVVFTVLVCFFRRDNNKTNESLRLAWRSFQKIFPLLIIVILVLLFIQKLFSYEGIITEISANPGLKGYVLAALLGAIVHIPEFITFPIAGQLLSSGVNPGFIGVLITSLIMVHSFSLPIEIKEMGWRFALVRNSLGLVAAILVGAIIGVVY
- the lonB gene encoding ATP-dependent protease LonB, whose product is MAGKIVKGKDSKNVSRKPVKSSVRKAKQGSRNVKTKDSKPKDGKSKGGKFKDPKSKNVVSKGAASDKALPQDGKVYEIVDESDLGIEFQTTKDIELSKTMIGQVIGQDEAVRVIKKVANQRRHVLLIGEPGTGKSMLGLALAELLPKEKLMDIVSFPNPNDENQPLIRTVAAGQGREIVNQARYSSMGLMRNQNVILFVLLVVFSLLPWWAWRTGYLPDVVYAASLIASMMFLIGIIMIMNIGKKMNTKTLVPKVIVDNFNKEQAPFMDATGAHAGALLGDVLHDPFQSGGLGTPAHERVVAGMIHKAHMGVLFIDEIATLQPHTQQELLTSLQEGKYSITGQSERSAGAMVRTEPVPCRFILVAAGNLETVKHMHPALRSRIRGYGYEVYMNETLPDTPENRRKIAVFVAQEVDKDKKIPHFSREAVSQILNEARKMANRKGHLTLRLRELGGLVRAAGDLAVEKNAQIVERKHILEALKIARTLEQQIADKYIERKKDYEVIKIRGRTVGRVNGLAVMGSGSALSGIILPIEAQVTFGGKENQFIATGKLGTIAKEAVKNVSAIVKRYFGEDIKGKYDIYVQFLQTYEGVEGDSASIAVATAVISALKGIPVKQNFAMTGSLSVRGEVLPVGGVSSKVEAVAEAGIRNVIVPRSNMKDIVLEAETLKKITIIPVDTLSEVLEQALEWRGRQKILDQIIEARKTAK
- a CDS encoding OB-fold nucleic acid binding domain-containing protein; the protein is MDEKLLLKGALIGSIIGLIGLLVTGATSESIKDYENKEMLDYGSEMRAEGVIDSISSNGNMSFITLKRETELGIILFDSYPLPLEKGDRIEIRGTLDEYNGEDELIASEIRLISRQ
- the sppA gene encoding signal peptide peptidase SppA, giving the protein MKKQNVRKLKPADKSEVGSVVKSQVKSDANQEVKSVEDPYKDIPEEYRPAPAVKDVRSGANSRKWGTVLLVIILLSAFSFMLSSCIQMFSVPDREGNVALIPIKGVIATSDGGFLDESTVLSDDVIRHIEDADEDDTIKAIVFEINSPGGGAVASEEIVRAVESVGKPTVAWIRESGTSGAYWIASAADHIICSPMSITGSVGVISSYLEFSGLMERYNVSYERLVSGEYKDAGVPFRKLGDNERFYLQDAIDMIHAMFLDDVAEKRQLSDDQISEISSAKFYIGKQALELGLVDQLGYKEDVADYLGAELNLTVEFRRFETRRTLFDTLFDVYSRRGYYAGAGFADRLSGSSAVVRT
- a CDS encoding RDD family protein, coding for MEVEKEVGSAGPVSAGIFRRLLAFVADIFIVDIFFTTPFRSMLTERIPDRSFAAVKSMTLDPVLLMIGMLIFLFFFIYAFILQFKLGQTVGQMLFGLRVISLENAPLTAWQVFIRNIFLIPVFPIFFLWIFDPLHLILKKTRLCEMMSRTQTVELGGRL
- the eif1A gene encoding translation initiation factor eIF-1A, with amino-acid sequence MSRKKEEQARQEQIESEIRRIKLPKSPETFGIVEQRLGGSRMKVRCLDGKDRVCRIPGRLKRKLWVREGDLIIVEPWEFSADDKGDVIFKYRNTQIDFLKKKGYLNKLAEFEEF